Proteins encoded in a region of the Balneolales bacterium ANBcel1 genome:
- a CDS encoding LPP20 family lipoprotein: MKKTVISIRYLFLCMMTVAAGHLFLLAGGNSFAQIPDWYLEGRSMHYPADLYIVGMGEGDTLEEAAGQARTSLGAQIRVRVESEITSIVTEMDRGDRSSFESMYRNESTSRIDEQLPGVEIAMQGEHAGRYYALAALDRQRYVRELHSELDRLRESYDAMVESGRNHIRQGQITTGINALLEAQGQASEFYSALSTHNALAHRSYGSGDILGVARLVPEIRETLASVRLSVKSGDEQAGVPGRQLAEPIVFSAVYKQNGREVPVSSLPLLVAYQDGGEADRVTTDAEGLASVHLTAMRIRGEMNRITATASFSEIPPVFRSMVRDISVRANYRISDTDRIPVAVVVTDEAGRRHAGSEQRLGSVVERLGYRLSDASGVVLEGSLGRVDSREVDGLDGRQFVVRSEMNLMIRQRSDNSVVGSLEARGTGMSHRSESDALNASLNRLSIDRQDLARALAGVTMEMAMAEHGSPPSAVREQRDRHEAPAGTGRESGGRLPKTTIDDFTFEVHSASMTPDNRVIVEVMITNHDHRDRNTRFSRRLFIMYDQEGREVTGPAISVASSSTVRGWGFDHLIIPDVPVKMTIEFRDVHPETNVITLLSFRAGSTDVRLRDIPLIKSSR; the protein is encoded by the coding sequence ATGAAAAAAACTGTCATATCCATCCGCTATCTGTTTCTCTGCATGATGACCGTTGCGGCCGGGCACCTGTTCCTGCTTGCCGGAGGGAATTCCTTTGCCCAGATACCGGACTGGTACCTTGAGGGCCGAAGCATGCACTACCCCGCCGACCTCTATATTGTGGGCATGGGTGAGGGCGACACACTGGAAGAGGCCGCAGGTCAGGCCAGGACTTCACTCGGTGCCCAGATACGGGTCAGGGTGGAGTCGGAAATCACCTCTATTGTCACAGAAATGGACAGAGGTGACCGCAGTTCGTTTGAGTCCATGTACCGCAATGAAAGCACATCCCGCATCGACGAACAGCTTCCAGGGGTGGAGATTGCGATGCAGGGCGAGCATGCCGGCCGTTACTACGCTCTGGCCGCCCTCGACAGACAGCGGTATGTCAGGGAGTTGCATTCGGAGCTGGATCGTCTTCGTGAGAGCTACGATGCCATGGTTGAAAGCGGGCGCAATCATATACGGCAGGGACAGATAACTACGGGAATCAATGCGCTGCTGGAAGCGCAGGGGCAGGCCTCAGAGTTCTATTCGGCCTTGTCAACCCACAACGCCCTTGCGCACAGATCATACGGAAGTGGCGATATTCTGGGCGTGGCAAGGCTTGTTCCCGAAATCCGGGAAACGCTCGCTTCAGTGCGCCTTTCGGTGAAATCCGGAGACGAACAGGCCGGTGTTCCCGGCAGGCAACTCGCCGAACCGATTGTATTCAGTGCAGTCTACAAGCAGAACGGCCGGGAGGTGCCGGTATCCAGTCTGCCTCTGCTGGTGGCATATCAGGATGGAGGTGAGGCTGACAGGGTGACAACCGACGCGGAAGGCCTGGCATCGGTACATCTGACAGCCATGCGGATTCGGGGGGAAATGAACAGAATTACGGCAACAGCGTCATTTTCGGAGATCCCCCCGGTATTTCGAAGTATGGTTCGCGATATTTCGGTCCGTGCAAACTACCGTATCTCCGATACCGACAGAATTCCGGTGGCCGTGGTCGTTACCGATGAAGCCGGAAGGAGGCATGCCGGAAGCGAGCAGCGACTTGGAAGTGTGGTTGAACGTTTGGGATACCGTCTCAGCGACGCGTCCGGAGTGGTTTTGGAAGGCAGCCTGGGGCGGGTCGATTCCCGCGAGGTTGACGGTTTGGACGGCCGCCAGTTCGTGGTGCGCTCGGAGATGAACCTTATGATCAGGCAGCGTTCAGACAATTCCGTGGTGGGTTCGCTCGAGGCCCGGGGAACCGGAATGAGCCACAGAAGCGAGTCGGATGCATTGAACGCTTCGCTGAACCGGCTCTCCATCGACCGGCAGGATTTGGCCAGGGCACTTGCCGGTGTGACCATGGAGATGGCCATGGCCGAACACGGAAGCCCGCCTTCAGCAGTACGGGAACAGCGAGACAGACACGAAGCCCCGGCAGGGACGGGACGTGAGTCAGGGGGGCGGCTGCCCAAAACAACCATCGACGATTTTACATTTGAAGTGCACTCGGCTTCCATGACACCCGATAACAGGGTCATAGTGGAGGTGATGATTACAAATCACGACCACAGGGATCGCAACACCCGTTTTTCACGCCGATTGTTCATCATGTACGATCAGGAAGGAAGAGAAGTCACAGGTCCGGCTATTTCCGTGGCCTCCAGCAGTACCGTAAGGGGCTGGGGTTTCGACCATCTGATTATCCCGGATGTGCCGGTAAAAATGACCATCGAATTCAGGGATGTCCACCCCGAAACCAACGTGATTACCTTGTTGTCATTCCGGGCCGGCAGCACCGATGTGCGCCTTCGCGATATCCCGCTGATAAAATCATCCCGCTGA
- a CDS encoding murein transglycosylase domain-containing protein has translation MKLLKSAIIPDAMNKGDAVPSNARPRACNPFAAKGTAAATAMILMISGFLFSPPQLVAQQTFEEFQAQQREAFEEFSDLEREGMILDEVAFEEYRAEQQALFEAFREEMERRWGDFRERTKTNWVEYRSGGTVRWDVDFEEGSVEVEVLAEEGDTEEILREKIRESVVDLAESRGTRSEMPEDDEEIYEEPVLEGQLDLGDADDIAGLAQRAAEEAQLESRNSEEVRQILRVNLSLVPDHIRTRAEKFQKYLAENTGRYEQDPALILAIIHTESYFNPVARSHANALGLMQIVPNTAGRDVYRRLRNKDGIPSPDLLFDPNNNLLFGCTYYDILTNQYIRGVTSPRVLEYMAISAYNTGAGNVARAYTGNTNINRAVTIANEMSPEENYNHLIENLPWEETRDYLQKVTERRASYREWLSAE, from the coding sequence ATGAAATTACTGAAATCAGCTATCATACCTGATGCGATGAACAAAGGTGATGCAGTGCCGTCCAATGCGCGGCCGAGAGCATGTAACCCGTTCGCTGCAAAAGGGACAGCTGCTGCAACCGCCATGATACTCATGATATCGGGGTTTCTTTTTTCCCCGCCTCAACTGGTGGCCCAGCAGACCTTTGAGGAGTTCCAGGCGCAGCAGCGCGAAGCTTTCGAGGAGTTCAGTGATCTTGAACGGGAAGGCATGATCCTGGATGAAGTCGCATTTGAGGAATATCGTGCCGAGCAGCAGGCACTGTTCGAGGCTTTTCGCGAGGAGATGGAGCGCCGGTGGGGTGATTTCCGCGAACGAACGAAGACAAACTGGGTAGAGTACCGAAGCGGGGGGACCGTCCGCTGGGATGTCGACTTCGAGGAGGGATCCGTGGAGGTGGAAGTTCTTGCGGAAGAGGGTGATACCGAGGAAATACTGCGGGAGAAAATCAGGGAATCTGTAGTGGATCTGGCCGAAAGCAGGGGCACACGCAGCGAAATGCCCGAAGATGACGAGGAGATTTATGAGGAACCGGTTCTTGAAGGTCAGCTGGATCTGGGTGATGCCGACGACATCGCCGGACTCGCGCAGAGAGCTGCCGAAGAGGCGCAACTGGAATCCAGAAACAGCGAGGAGGTTCGACAGATACTGCGTGTGAACCTGTCCCTGGTCCCGGACCACATTCGAACGCGTGCGGAGAAGTTCCAGAAATACCTTGCCGAAAATACCGGACGCTACGAACAGGATCCGGCTCTTATCCTGGCCATCATCCACACCGAATCCTATTTCAACCCGGTAGCGCGTTCACATGCCAATGCACTTGGCCTCATGCAGATCGTCCCGAATACCGCAGGGCGTGACGTCTATCGCAGACTTCGAAACAAGGACGGCATTCCCAGCCCTGACCTTCTTTTCGACCCGAATAACAACCTTCTATTCGGATGTACGTATTATGACATCCTCACAAATCAGTATATCCGTGGTGTAACTTCTCCAAGGGTGCTGGAGTACATGGCCATCAGTGCCTATAATACCGGAGCCGGAAATGTTGCCCGGGCCTACACCGGCAACACCAATATCAACCGGGCGGTGACGATTGCCAATGAGATGTCTCCTGAAGAAAACTACAACCACCTGATTGAAAACTTGCCCTGGGAGGAAACCAGGGACTATCTGCAGAAAGTAACCGAACGCCGTGCCAGTTATCGGGAATGGCTTTCGGCGGAATAG
- a CDS encoding universal stress protein — translation MRKLNRILVPTDFSEGSRKAYSYAESLLKVFGGTVDMINVVPTIRYLHESMKKVGYPFSLDQDVYPHIEEETEERLRVELHNHITEKHRGEPVVRVGRRAYEVILQHASEQKYDLIVMGAQGTHADHITRGHVTEKVIRFSPIPVLSISGSVMPESTSTILVPTDYSDFSLKAILPASIMAGRLKAEITLFHVRELHGTEPVEESESDDEMLRTFRKKAAAKIEAFFAERPKARMKIINGEGDRYALHLEREEESYQIPLNFEMVRGISAHYEIVDYAEANADMIVIATHGRSGLAHIFMGSTSEKVVERAKIPVMTIRPKEVTKKQAT, via the coding sequence ATGCGAAAACTAAACCGTATTCTGGTACCGACAGATTTTTCCGAAGGATCCCGAAAAGCGTATTCCTATGCCGAGTCGCTGCTCAAGGTGTTCGGCGGCACGGTGGACATGATCAACGTGGTTCCAACCATCCGGTACCTGCATGAAAGCATGAAGAAAGTGGGATATCCCTTTTCGCTGGATCAGGATGTCTATCCCCACATCGAAGAGGAGACCGAAGAGAGGCTGCGGGTTGAGCTGCACAACCACATAACGGAAAAACACCGGGGTGAGCCGGTCGTCAGAGTCGGGAGGAGGGCCTACGAGGTCATCCTTCAGCATGCCAGTGAGCAAAAATACGATTTGATTGTGATGGGAGCCCAGGGCACGCATGCCGACCATATCACCCGGGGGCATGTAACGGAAAAAGTGATCCGGTTCAGTCCCATTCCGGTCCTATCGATATCGGGATCCGTCATGCCCGAGAGCACCAGCACCATCCTGGTGCCCACCGACTACTCCGATTTTTCGCTGAAGGCGATACTGCCCGCATCCATCATGGCCGGCCGACTGAAAGCGGAGATCACCCTGTTCCATGTCAGGGAACTGCACGGTACGGAACCGGTAGAAGAATCGGAGAGCGATGATGAAATGCTTCGCACCTTCCGCAAGAAAGCGGCGGCCAAAATCGAGGCCTTCTTCGCCGAGCGGCCCAAAGCCAGGATGAAAATCATCAACGGAGAGGGTGACCGCTATGCGCTGCACCTTGAGCGCGAGGAGGAGAGCTACCAGATTCCCCTCAATTTCGAGATGGTACGGGGAATCTCGGCTCACTACGAAATCGTGGATTATGCGGAGGCCAATGCGGACATGATCGTCATTGCCACCCATGGACGAAGCGGACTTGCGCACATATTCATGGGATCAACTTCGGAAAAAGTGGTGGAAAGGGCGAAGATACCAGTGATGACGATTCGTCCGAAAGAAGTGACCAAAAAGCAGGCGACGTAA
- a CDS encoding DUF368 domain-containing protein, whose amino-acid sequence MAETSENKEREQEQVSSAETGIPEKDLTRPGEMPFLYLKGFVMGSADVVPGVSGGTMALILGIYSRLIFGIRSVDLPAIRRLITFQWGEFFEGVHWKFLISVFLGGVSAVYFFTSIVPLPVLMHTHPEIVYGLFFGLISGSIMLLLKAIGDIRWREALIVFIGFLIGLRIVTLVPTSTPETSLFAFLSGSLAITAMVLPGISGSFILLILRQYDHILGNIALLGTDRTIEAFMILVPFGLGMIVGLVLFVRLLSWLLKRFHIMTLCLLVGFMAGSLYVVWPYQEREYTEIVLSRTAPLDDPEVQALRVDEPDRSRPSYTELGDIINPDDPPGRQEVEIREVSRHLVSSRPYWPQWRSPEHDQRLKDGRRSMYGGVATMLSGFLLVGYLGRVLNRKSGLVSHF is encoded by the coding sequence ATGGCCGAAACATCGGAGAACAAGGAACGTGAACAGGAGCAGGTTTCTTCGGCGGAGACCGGCATCCCGGAGAAAGATCTGACCAGGCCGGGGGAGATGCCGTTCCTCTATCTGAAGGGGTTTGTGATGGGTTCGGCCGATGTGGTTCCGGGCGTCAGCGGCGGGACGATGGCGCTCATTCTGGGAATATACAGCCGCCTGATTTTTGGTATCCGAAGTGTCGATCTGCCGGCCATACGCCGTCTCATTACGTTTCAGTGGGGCGAGTTCTTTGAGGGTGTTCACTGGAAATTTCTGATATCGGTTTTTTTGGGCGGGGTCTCCGCCGTCTACTTCTTCACCAGTATCGTACCGCTGCCGGTACTCATGCACACCCATCCGGAAATCGTCTACGGGCTCTTCTTCGGACTGATTTCGGGTTCAATCATGCTGCTGCTCAAAGCGATAGGTGACATAAGGTGGCGGGAGGCGCTGATTGTTTTCATCGGATTTCTGATTGGCCTGCGCATCGTCACGCTGGTGCCCACCAGCACTCCGGAAACATCGCTCTTTGCCTTTCTAAGTGGCAGTCTTGCCATAACCGCGATGGTTCTGCCCGGGATTTCAGGTTCATTTATTCTGTTGATACTGCGTCAATACGACCACATACTGGGGAATATCGCGCTGCTCGGCACAGACCGAACGATTGAGGCGTTCATGATCCTGGTGCCGTTCGGGTTGGGCATGATAGTCGGCCTGGTGTTGTTTGTGAGGCTGCTCTCCTGGCTGCTCAAGCGGTTTCATATCATGACACTCTGCCTGCTGGTCGGGTTCATGGCCGGATCGCTGTATGTCGTCTGGCCTTATCAGGAGCGGGAATACACCGAGATTGTACTCAGTCGCACGGCGCCGCTGGACGATCCGGAGGTGCAGGCGCTTAGGGTGGACGAGCCCGATCGCAGCCGTCCCTCCTACACGGAGCTGGGGGACATCATCAATCCCGATGATCCGCCGGGGCGGCAGGAGGTGGAGATCAGGGAGGTCAGCCGGCACCTGGTCAGCAGCCGGCCCTACTGGCCGCAGTGGCGATCTCCGGAGCACGATCAAAGGCTCAAGGATGGGCGGAGATCGATGTATGGCGGTGTCGCCACCATGCTTTCCGGGTTTTTGCTGGTCGGGTATCTGGGTCGGGTTCTGAACCGGAAATCCGGTCTTGTCAGCCATTTTTAA
- a CDS encoding two-component regulator propeller domain-containing protein has protein sequence MKAIANAGLMYLFLLLCHPGGAAGQMEMDAMRFHHITDKDGLSQATISTILQGSYGYMWFGSRDGLNRYNGHEITIYKNDPNDTNSISFNEVSHLFESSDSTLWVATRRNGINRYNRKKDNFVQYTSEQFNQEGYAISHASVNDIVEDGNGHLWIGTLGGLNRLNPETERFQYYTHSPDDTNSISSDAVTALLYDRRGKLWVGTHFGLNLFDPYTETVTRFISDPDNPGSINANYIHTLYEDSDGVVWIGTRLGGLNRYDRESNSFESHTHNPDDPFSISGNSIFAIVEDHQGILWVGTENAGLNYFDRTHGRFYHYESDIGNPHSLNNNTVYSLFESDTRIIWIGTFNGGVNYIDRKPSRFQHIRHDPSRPHSINYNSVLSFYEDDSGDFWIGTDGGGLNHFDLETGQFSAWRHDPNNPNSLPSDVIFDITIGDDGDLWLATYRGGLSRFDPRSERFTNYRFDPENPNSINSNDIFALYFDRDEPHMLWVGTNGLGVNLMDTRTGKFTHFVPDPNDPYLQYNGYIRYFYEDSMGNFWIGNYGGAFASFDKETGRFAEYDLDDRYFQGNAVQAIHEDRLNRLWLANRGGGLKLFNREDYSTTSYTTRDGLPNNIVHGILEDDHGKLWLSTNNGISRFDPEEEAFQNYGLADGLQSLEFNPASFYRDTQGFMYFGGVNGYNRFHPDSIAAVGYVPPIVFTELLIFNQPVAIADEGSVLDRHISLTDQIVLSHDQSVVTFEYATLNYEVNKNDQYAYMLEGFDSDWNYVGNKRSATYTNLNPGEYTFRVRASNSSDVWGEEAAIGLVIVPPFWQTTWFYILSALAIAGLVTLGYRWRVRSIHERNRMLEEQVALHTRDLKETLEKLKETQAELVDKAHKAGMADVATNVLHNIGNILNSVNVSAVMIRELLGKSHLKGFRKANAMLKGNREDIRNFVLNDPKGEQLLNYYMALDQPVKEEYDELMVQIGRLSDKIQLIMDVVSAQQSYSMAGRIQNDLPLEPIIEDTLTLQDEMSQDSRLVIVRDFKEVDPVRVEKSKLVHVLINVLKNAREAIREAKPEKGVITLSTRQDEKYIYFSVHDNGIGISASQLEKVFTHGFSTKKSGHGYGLHSCANYMQEMGGFIQAASDGRGRGATFTIGMVRAAGGEQ, from the coding sequence ATGAAAGCTATTGCCAATGCCGGGCTGATGTATCTTTTCCTGTTGCTGTGCCATCCAGGCGGGGCGGCCGGTCAAATGGAGATGGACGCCATGCGCTTTCACCACATCACCGACAAGGACGGGCTATCGCAGGCGACGATAAGCACGATTCTGCAGGGCAGCTACGGCTACATGTGGTTTGGAAGCCGCGATGGGCTTAACCGCTACAACGGCCATGAAATCACTATTTACAAGAATGATCCCAACGATACCAACAGTATCAGTTTTAATGAAGTGTCGCATCTGTTTGAGAGCAGCGACAGCACATTGTGGGTTGCCACTCGCAGGAACGGGATCAATCGCTACAACAGGAAGAAGGATAATTTTGTGCAGTACACATCCGAACAGTTCAACCAGGAGGGGTATGCCATCAGCCATGCGTCTGTTAATGATATCGTCGAAGACGGCAACGGCCACCTTTGGATCGGAACGCTCGGTGGATTGAACCGGCTGAATCCGGAAACAGAACGCTTTCAGTATTACACCCACAGTCCGGATGATACTAACAGTATCAGTAGTGATGCCGTGACCGCCCTGTTGTACGACAGACGCGGAAAGCTCTGGGTGGGAACGCATTTCGGACTGAATCTCTTTGATCCTTACACCGAAACCGTTACCCGTTTCATCAGCGATCCCGATAATCCCGGCTCCATCAATGCCAACTATATTCATACCTTGTATGAAGACAGTGACGGGGTGGTCTGGATCGGCACCCGTTTAGGCGGCCTCAACCGCTATGACCGGGAGTCGAATTCATTCGAATCTCATACCCATAATCCGGATGACCCCTTCAGTATCAGCGGTAACTCCATCTTTGCCATTGTTGAAGACCATCAGGGCATACTGTGGGTGGGTACCGAAAATGCCGGTCTGAACTACTTTGACCGAACCCATGGCCGGTTTTACCACTATGAGAGTGATATCGGCAATCCCCACAGTCTTAACAATAACACCGTCTATTCGCTTTTCGAAAGCGATACCCGGATTATCTGGATCGGTACATTCAATGGGGGGGTCAATTACATAGACCGGAAACCTTCCCGGTTTCAGCATATCAGGCACGATCCGTCACGTCCCCACAGTATCAACTACAACTCCGTTCTCTCTTTTTATGAAGATGACTCGGGCGATTTCTGGATCGGTACCGACGGTGGAGGGCTCAATCATTTCGATCTGGAGACCGGGCAGTTCTCCGCCTGGCGGCATGATCCGAACAACCCGAACAGCCTGCCGAGCGATGTGATTTTTGATATCACGATAGGAGATGACGGAGATCTCTGGCTGGCCACCTATCGTGGGGGGTTGAGCCGGTTCGATCCCCGGTCTGAAAGGTTCACCAACTACCGGTTCGACCCCGAAAACCCCAACAGTATCAACAGTAACGATATTTTTGCCCTCTACTTTGATCGGGATGAGCCACATATGCTGTGGGTGGGTACCAATGGATTGGGGGTAAACCTGATGGATACCCGTACCGGTAAGTTTACCCATTTTGTCCCAGACCCGAATGATCCCTATCTGCAATACAATGGGTACATCCGGTATTTTTACGAGGACAGCATGGGCAATTTCTGGATTGGCAACTATGGAGGGGCGTTTGCGTCCTTTGACAAGGAGACCGGCCGGTTCGCAGAGTACGACCTGGATGACCGCTATTTCCAGGGTAATGCGGTGCAGGCCATTCATGAAGACCGCCTAAACAGGCTGTGGCTCGCCAATCGCGGGGGTGGGCTCAAACTGTTTAACCGCGAGGATTATTCTACTACCTCCTATACCACTCGCGACGGGCTGCCGAACAACATCGTTCACGGTATCCTGGAAGATGATCACGGAAAGCTCTGGCTCAGCACGAATAATGGTATCTCACGGTTCGACCCGGAGGAGGAGGCGTTTCAGAATTACGGCCTAGCAGATGGCCTGCAGAGCCTTGAATTCAACCCGGCATCGTTTTACAGGGACACCCAGGGGTTTATGTATTTCGGTGGTGTGAACGGGTATAACCGGTTTCATCCTGACAGTATTGCGGCCGTCGGCTATGTCCCGCCCATTGTTTTCACGGAGCTGCTCATATTCAATCAACCGGTGGCCATTGCGGACGAAGGGTCGGTGCTTGACAGGCATATCAGCCTGACGGATCAGATTGTGCTGTCGCATGATCAGTCGGTTGTGACCTTCGAGTACGCTACCCTAAATTACGAAGTGAATAAAAACGATCAGTACGCCTACATGCTGGAGGGTTTTGACAGCGACTGGAATTATGTGGGCAACAAACGGTCGGCTACCTATACCAATCTCAATCCCGGTGAATATACCTTTCGGGTCCGCGCCTCCAACAGCAGCGATGTATGGGGAGAGGAAGCTGCGATCGGGCTGGTCATCGTGCCGCCTTTCTGGCAGACCACCTGGTTCTACATACTTTCCGCACTGGCGATAGCGGGGCTGGTTACCTTGGGATACCGCTGGAGAGTACGGTCCATTCACGAGCGAAACCGAATGCTGGAGGAACAGGTCGCGCTGCACACCAGAGATTTGAAAGAGACGCTCGAAAAGCTGAAAGAAACCCAGGCCGAGCTGGTTGACAAGGCTCATAAAGCAGGTATGGCCGATGTGGCAACCAATGTGCTGCACAACATCGGCAACATTTTGAACAGTGTGAATGTTTCTGCGGTCATGATCCGGGAACTGCTTGGGAAATCGCATCTAAAAGGGTTTCGAAAAGCCAATGCGATGTTGAAAGGAAACCGTGAGGATATCAGGAATTTCGTTTTGAATGACCCCAAAGGCGAGCAGCTGCTGAATTATTATATGGCACTCGACCAGCCGGTAAAAGAAGAATACGACGAGTTGATGGTCCAAATTGGGCGCCTTTCCGATAAAATCCAGCTTATCATGGACGTTGTTTCCGCCCAGCAGAGCTACTCCATGGCCGGGCGGATTCAGAATGATTTACCCCTGGAGCCCATCATTGAAGACACGCTTACCCTGCAGGATGAGATGAGTCAGGACAGCCGGCTTGTCATCGTCCGGGATTTCAAAGAGGTGGATCCGGTTCGGGTAGAGAAAAGTAAACTGGTGCATGTCCTCATCAATGTACTGAAAAATGCACGGGAGGCTATTCGGGAAGCGAAACCCGAAAAGGGAGTTATCACCCTGTCGACCCGTCAGGATGAGAAGTACATCTATTTTTCGGTGCATGATAACGGTATTGGGATATCGGCCAGTCAGTTGGAAAAAGTATTCACTCACGGATTTTCGACAAAGAAATCGGGCCACGGGTACGGGTTGCACAGCTGCGCCAATTATATGCAGGAGATGGGGGGATTCATACAAGCAGCGAGTGATGGCAGGGGCAGGGGAGCAACGTTTACCATTGGAATGGTCAGGGCTGCCGGTGGAGAGCAGTGA
- the galK gene encoding galactokinase, whose protein sequence is MQTLTDTIKKIFLEQFDGEPLVICSPGRVNLIGEHTDYNNGFVLPAAIDKAIYLAMRPNNSGVIRLRSVDMQPDSIDVPVSGKYLKTEVAWANYIIGVVDELQKAGYRPSADSNGTNDGTETGQADPESLIGGFDCVFGGDIPIGAGLSSSAALEGGVAYGLSVLFGLGLSRREMAQISQRAENHFVGVQCGIMDQFASLHGKADQVIKLDCRSLEYERYPFAWNDIRVLLCDTNVRRELAGSEYNIRRQQCEEGVSIIRKSDPGVESLRDVTFEQLEDHRAKMDKMVYRRCRYILEENKRVLEACDDLLREDLPAFGEKMYRSHFGLRNDYEVSCRELDILVEATAGLEGVLGARMMGGGFGGCTINLVKLEQLEHIQEQIGAFYRGRTGADPDFYVAQIGEGTHAVNEISLVPGTGR, encoded by the coding sequence ATGCAAACACTGACCGACACCATCAAAAAGATATTTCTTGAACAGTTCGATGGGGAGCCGCTTGTGATCTGCTCGCCCGGAAGGGTGAACCTGATCGGAGAGCATACCGACTACAACAACGGGTTTGTGCTTCCGGCAGCCATCGACAAGGCAATCTATCTTGCGATGCGCCCCAACAATTCCGGCGTTATCCGGCTGCGCTCTGTCGATATGCAGCCGGATTCCATCGATGTACCCGTCTCCGGAAAATATCTAAAAACGGAGGTGGCATGGGCCAACTATATTATCGGAGTGGTGGATGAGCTCCAGAAAGCGGGTTATCGTCCGTCGGCCGATAGCAATGGTACGAATGATGGGACCGAAACCGGTCAGGCTGATCCGGAATCGCTGATCGGCGGGTTTGACTGTGTCTTTGGGGGTGATATCCCCATTGGCGCCGGACTCTCCTCATCGGCTGCGCTTGAAGGTGGCGTCGCCTACGGACTGTCCGTGCTGTTCGGGCTCGGCCTCAGCCGCCGGGAAATGGCACAAATCTCCCAGCGTGCCGAAAACCATTTTGTCGGTGTTCAGTGCGGGATCATGGATCAGTTTGCCAGCCTGCACGGCAAGGCCGACCAGGTGATCAAGCTGGATTGCCGTTCGCTGGAATACGAACGCTACCCATTCGCCTGGAATGACATACGTGTGCTGCTATGCGATACGAACGTCCGACGGGAGCTGGCCGGATCGGAGTACAACATTCGCCGGCAGCAGTGCGAAGAGGGGGTCTCCATCATCAGAAAATCGGATCCCGGGGTAGAAAGCCTGCGCGATGTCACGTTTGAACAGCTGGAAGACCACCGGGCCAAAATGGACAAGATGGTTTATCGCCGATGCCGGTACATTCTGGAAGAAAACAAGCGGGTGCTTGAAGCCTGTGACGATCTGCTGCGGGAAGACCTGCCGGCCTTCGGCGAAAAAATGTACCGGTCTCATTTCGGGCTGCGCAACGATTATGAGGTGAGCTGCCGTGAGCTGGATATTCTGGTAGAAGCTACCGCCGGCCTCGAAGGGGTACTCGGTGCCCGTATGATGGGAGGCGGTTTTGGCGGATGCACCATCAACCTGGTCAAATTGGAGCAGCTGGAGCATATTCAGGAACAAATCGGCGCCTTCTACCGGGGACGAACCGGTGCGGATCCGGATTTTTATGTGGCGCAAATCGGCGAAGGCACCCACGCCGTCAATGAAATCAGCCTTGTGCCTGGCACCGGGCGTTAG